A region of Subtercola boreus DNA encodes the following proteins:
- a CDS encoding transketolase-like TK C-terminal-containing protein, with protein sequence MNQIPLAEQHGISDQPVSADDQPGTGPVRTVDAFGQDPAAAFAPRYSDEGLAILAEVEQRVLWLSTAIIHHANRVRVNASGIKVGGHQASSASMATIMTSLWFGQLRAEDRVSVKPHASPILHGINYLLGSLDEKYLTTLREFGGLQSYPSRAKDPDPVDYSTGSVGIGATAPIWGAVSRRYAGKVSGTPSMGRQYSLVGDAELDEGAVWEAVLDSGTAELGEIVWIVDLNRQSLDRVVPNIAAGKIERMFDAAGWQVITVRFGHLLESIMARPGGDALRRRIVDMSNPEYQRLLRCTAEQVRDRLPGAGDDGGTIAALIGTLDDDTLLRAIRNLGGHDLESLRAAYGQIDDTRPTVIIAYTIKGNRLPTEGHPQNHSSLLTVDQFNTLGAELGENPDSPFARFDPVSAAGRLCAQTAARLEREPYPIVEPPAVPTDFGRTPSGTATTQAALGRALLDLTRAAPAAAAAVVTVSPDVSSSTNLAGWLNKVGVWSVNERQDWFSDDDETIMHWREKPTGQHIELGIAEVNLVSLLGELGATWSRWSQPLFPIGVLYDPFVERALEPWSYGIYAGGQSILVGTPSGVTLAPEGGAHQSIKTPSIGIEQPGCISYEPAFAIDAEWTLLASLGRLGRPDGTSAYLRLSTKPVDQQLAGVPEDPAARERRRRQVVAGGYVLRSAEHPDATIVTMGAMVPDALAAADRLLAQGIRAEVVCLTSPGLLYEALQGRKGQEQHAETWILDVLFPREKAAPMVTVLDGHPHTLAFLGGINRVPMRNLGVSHFGQAGDVTDVYRYHGIDVDSIIRATLDVIA encoded by the coding sequence ATGAATCAGATCCCCCTCGCCGAGCAGCACGGCATCAGCGATCAGCCGGTCTCGGCCGACGATCAGCCCGGCACTGGGCCGGTGCGCACGGTCGACGCGTTCGGGCAGGACCCGGCGGCGGCCTTCGCCCCGCGGTACTCCGACGAAGGCCTTGCCATCCTGGCCGAGGTGGAGCAGCGGGTGCTGTGGTTGTCGACCGCGATCATCCATCACGCCAACAGGGTGCGCGTGAACGCATCCGGAATCAAGGTCGGCGGGCACCAGGCCTCGAGCGCGTCGATGGCCACCATCATGACCTCACTGTGGTTCGGGCAGCTGCGAGCCGAAGACCGCGTCTCGGTCAAGCCGCATGCGTCTCCGATCCTGCACGGCATCAACTACCTGCTCGGCAGTCTCGACGAGAAGTACCTGACCACGCTCCGCGAGTTCGGCGGCCTGCAGAGCTATCCGAGCCGCGCGAAGGACCCCGACCCCGTCGACTACTCGACGGGCTCTGTCGGCATCGGTGCCACGGCCCCGATCTGGGGTGCGGTGTCGCGGCGCTACGCGGGCAAGGTCAGCGGCACGCCGAGCATGGGCAGGCAGTATTCGCTGGTCGGCGATGCTGAGCTCGACGAAGGCGCCGTGTGGGAGGCGGTACTCGATTCGGGAACCGCCGAACTGGGCGAGATCGTGTGGATCGTCGACCTCAACCGGCAGTCTCTCGACCGGGTGGTGCCGAACATCGCTGCCGGCAAGATCGAGCGGATGTTCGACGCGGCCGGCTGGCAGGTGATCACGGTGCGATTCGGTCACCTGCTCGAGAGCATCATGGCCAGGCCCGGGGGAGACGCGCTGCGCCGCCGCATCGTCGACATGTCGAACCCTGAATACCAGCGCTTGCTGCGGTGCACGGCCGAGCAGGTGCGCGACCGACTGCCCGGCGCGGGCGACGACGGGGGCACCATCGCCGCGCTGATCGGCACGCTCGACGACGACACCCTCCTGCGCGCCATCCGCAACCTCGGGGGCCACGACCTCGAGTCGCTGCGCGCGGCCTACGGGCAGATCGACGACACCCGCCCGACCGTGATCATCGCGTACACGATCAAGGGCAACCGTCTGCCCACCGAAGGCCACCCGCAGAACCACTCCTCGCTGCTGACAGTCGACCAGTTCAACACGCTCGGCGCTGAACTCGGCGAGAATCCGGATTCGCCCTTCGCCCGGTTCGATCCGGTCTCTGCCGCGGGTCGCCTCTGCGCGCAGACCGCTGCCCGCCTCGAGCGCGAGCCCTACCCGATCGTGGAGCCGCCGGCCGTGCCGACCGATTTCGGCCGCACCCCGTCGGGCACTGCGACGACGCAGGCCGCCCTCGGGCGCGCGCTGCTCGACCTGACGCGCGCGGCGCCGGCCGCTGCAGCCGCCGTCGTCACCGTCAGCCCCGACGTCTCGTCGAGTACGAACCTCGCGGGCTGGCTGAACAAGGTCGGCGTGTGGAGCGTGAACGAGCGCCAGGACTGGTTCAGCGACGACGATGAGACGATCATGCACTGGCGCGAGAAGCCGACGGGCCAGCACATCGAGCTGGGTATCGCCGAGGTGAACCTGGTGAGCCTGCTCGGCGAGCTGGGCGCCACCTGGAGTCGCTGGAGCCAGCCGCTGTTCCCCATCGGCGTGCTCTACGACCCGTTCGTCGAGCGTGCTCTCGAACCGTGGTCGTACGGTATCTACGCCGGTGGCCAGTCGATTCTGGTCGGCACACCCTCGGGGGTGACCCTCGCCCCGGAGGGCGGGGCACACCAGTCGATCAAGACCCCGTCGATCGGCATCGAGCAGCCGGGCTGCATCAGCTACGAACCTGCTTTCGCCATCGACGCCGAATGGACGTTGCTGGCGAGCCTCGGCCGCCTCGGCCGGCCGGACGGTACCTCCGCCTATCTGAGACTCTCGACCAAGCCGGTCGACCAGCAGCTGGCTGGAGTGCCCGAAGACCCGGCGGCTCGCGAACGTCGGCGTCGGCAGGTCGTGGCCGGCGGGTATGTGCTGCGTTCCGCCGAGCATCCGGATGCCACCATCGTCACGATGGGGGCGATGGTTCCGGATGCCCTGGCCGCCGCTGACCGCCTGCTCGCGCAGGGCATCCGGGCCGAGGTGGTCTGCCTCACCAGCCCCGGCCTGCTCTACGAGGCGCTGCAGGGCAGAAAGGGGCAGGAGCAGCATGCCGAGACATGGATCCTCGACGTGCTGTTCCCTCGCGAGAAGGCCGCCCCGATGGTGACGGTGCTCGACGGGCATCCGCACACCCTCGCTTTTCTCGGCGGCATCAACAGGGTGCCCATGCGCAACCTCGGCGTGAGCCACTTCGGGCAGGCGGGTGACGTGACCGACGTCTACAGGTACCACGGCATCGACGTCGACAGCATCATCCGCGCAACGCTCGATGTGATCGCGTGA
- a CDS encoding Lrp/AsnC family transcriptional regulator — translation MNKRPTADPVDAALLLALTTAPDATTVALSEQTGLARNTVRARQTRYEQDQTLRSFERRIDPAFLGYPLSAFVVTTVKQRRLAEVGEALRAIPEVLEVQGLSGVADLLIQVVARDADDLYRIAGAILNIDGVKRTTTGLVMRDLVPYRVAPLVERVAASARR, via the coding sequence ATGAACAAGCGCCCCACCGCCGACCCGGTCGACGCAGCACTCCTCCTCGCCCTCACGACGGCTCCGGATGCCACAACCGTCGCCCTCTCCGAGCAGACCGGCCTCGCGCGGAACACCGTGCGTGCGCGCCAGACCCGTTACGAACAAGACCAGACGCTGCGATCGTTCGAACGGCGGATCGATCCAGCGTTCCTCGGGTACCCGCTCAGCGCCTTCGTCGTCACGACCGTGAAACAGCGCAGGCTCGCCGAAGTCGGTGAAGCTCTCCGCGCGATTCCCGAAGTCCTCGAAGTCCAGGGGCTGTCGGGCGTCGCCGACCTGCTCATCCAGGTGGTGGCACGCGACGCAGACGATCTCTACCGCATTGCCGGCGCCATCCTGAACATCGACGGCGTCAAGCGCACCACGACCGGGCTGGTCATGCGCGATCTGGTGCCGTACCGCGTCGCACCCCTCGTGGAGCGTGTCGCGGCGAGCGCCCGGCGCTAG
- a CDS encoding fumarylacetoacetate hydrolase family protein: MKVAVVNSRTSLIIDGHVVDVAEASGGSLSEAPSEIFSQWSGLTELAARGIDPAGHPEVDPSLFELPQPAPGQAFGIGLNYADHSAESGMELPATPLVFPKFGSSIVGAGAVLGIASETVDWEAELVVVIGVDCFDVAREDAWSVVAGLTVGQDISDRVVQFEGGANPQFGLGKSAPGFGPIGPWLVSVDEFDTDALELDISFTLNGETKQSSNTRHLIFDVPTLISYLSARVLLKAGDIIFTGTPSGVGWGRTPKEYLAPGDLLETTIQGIGTLRTVVAAR, from the coding sequence ATGAAGGTTGCCGTCGTCAACTCCCGCACGAGCCTGATCATCGACGGTCACGTCGTCGATGTTGCAGAGGCCAGCGGTGGCTCGCTCTCGGAAGCCCCGTCGGAGATCTTCTCCCAGTGGAGTGGGCTGACAGAACTCGCCGCCCGCGGCATCGATCCGGCCGGGCATCCTGAGGTTGATCCGTCGTTGTTCGAGCTGCCTCAGCCCGCTCCCGGACAGGCCTTCGGCATCGGGCTGAACTACGCCGATCACTCTGCGGAGTCGGGGATGGAACTGCCGGCCACTCCGCTGGTGTTCCCGAAGTTCGGAAGCTCGATCGTCGGTGCTGGGGCGGTTCTCGGGATCGCGTCTGAGACGGTCGACTGGGAGGCGGAGCTCGTCGTCGTCATCGGCGTCGACTGCTTCGATGTGGCGAGAGAAGACGCATGGTCGGTGGTGGCAGGGCTCACCGTGGGGCAGGACATCAGCGACCGCGTCGTGCAGTTCGAGGGCGGCGCGAATCCGCAGTTCGGGCTCGGCAAATCGGCACCGGGGTTCGGTCCGATCGGGCCGTGGCTGGTGTCCGTCGACGAGTTCGACACCGACGCGCTCGAACTCGACATCTCGTTCACGCTCAACGGCGAGACCAAACAGTCGTCGAACACGAGACACCTCATCTTCGATGTGCCGACGCTGATCTCGTACCTCTCCGCGCGCGTGCTGCTGAAGGCCGGCGACATCATCTTCACCGGCACTCCGTCAGGGGTCGGCTGGGGCCGTACTCCCAAGGAGTATCTCGCGCCGGGCGATCTGCTCGAGACGACCATCCAGGGAATCGGCACGCTGCGTACGGTCGTGGCAGCGCGATGA
- a CDS encoding GntR family transcriptional regulator → MTFEPAVRSVAPQNSSAVDLVTAEIRRSILTGALPAGEQFSIRDLARQLGVSHIPIREALRRLENQGLVVLKQARSAAVASLSTHDMESIYALRLRIEPQIAAESVPHHTPEQLARLRELLELSRAEDPETAWEAHHGFHAALVAPTATEWDLRMLGTLWVATDRYSHLVFDPTRISSEERQRRYHRHDVLLQRVLEGDGPGLHRELHDHLTTNRAKISERIEYLERMKDQRSTS, encoded by the coding sequence ATGACCTTTGAGCCGGCAGTCAGATCGGTGGCTCCCCAGAACAGCTCCGCCGTCGATCTTGTGACGGCGGAGATCCGGCGTTCCATCCTCACGGGAGCGCTGCCTGCGGGGGAGCAGTTCTCGATCCGTGATCTGGCACGCCAGCTGGGCGTGAGTCACATCCCGATCCGGGAGGCCCTGCGACGGCTCGAGAACCAGGGGCTGGTCGTCCTGAAGCAGGCGAGGAGCGCGGCCGTGGCGTCACTCTCGACGCACGACATGGAGTCGATCTACGCTCTGCGGCTGAGGATCGAGCCCCAGATCGCCGCGGAATCCGTACCGCACCACACCCCCGAGCAGCTGGCCCGACTGCGGGAGCTGCTGGAACTCAGTCGGGCCGAAGACCCCGAGACCGCCTGGGAGGCCCACCACGGCTTTCATGCGGCACTGGTCGCGCCGACGGCAACGGAGTGGGATCTGCGGATGCTCGGCACACTGTGGGTGGCGACCGACCGGTATTCGCACCTCGTCTTCGACCCGACTCGTATCAGTTCCGAGGAGCGGCAGCGTCGGTACCATCGGCACGATGTGCTGCTCCAGCGGGTGCTCGAAGGCGACGGCCCCGGCCTGCACCGCGAGCTGCACGACCACCTCACGACGAACCGGGCCAAGATCAGCGAACGCATCGAGTACCTCGAACGGATGAAGGACCAGCGCTCGACGAGTTAG
- a CDS encoding PucR family transcriptional regulator yields the protein MTSTNEFHPLHSLGADLPWLARLAPEHPSSAVVSASSRAHFTRAVRLVGRGPVDWAVEVGYHVTQRISRDIPAFDEGDDSFEVLRMATESTTIQLLLALSGADVGEASTTEAVDCVTDFVRRGISLDETLRGIHVDHSVMAGAFLAACEKLGDPADRLAQIQVVSERMFSFFDVFAAQMAEVYLSETARHSTSDVAATIQLVSELLRSDGPDDGHIAKRLGYKLGTQHVALIVWSSSLARDADQLELGHTATQLLRTLHPTQKLVLPVGVGRVWGWASPSGSADERIAEMMGVRLPDGVRAVVGHAASGIDGFRRSHREAEAAFSLLQTMEAPSHLVRYSDVDLLSLIMADRERALEFSRRELGELGARNQYASELRATVAAFIETQGSPHAAAVQLNVSRNTVSYRIRRAEELLGRDIAERRAQLHAALMVMSVLTD from the coding sequence ATGACAAGCACGAACGAATTTCATCCGCTTCACTCGCTCGGCGCCGATCTGCCCTGGTTGGCCAGGCTCGCGCCCGAACACCCCAGCTCTGCGGTGGTCTCGGCGAGCAGTCGCGCACACTTCACCAGGGCGGTGCGCCTCGTCGGCCGTGGTCCGGTCGACTGGGCGGTCGAGGTCGGCTATCACGTGACCCAGCGCATCAGCAGGGACATTCCCGCGTTCGACGAGGGCGACGATTCGTTCGAAGTCCTGCGCATGGCGACCGAATCCACGACCATCCAGCTGCTGCTCGCACTGAGCGGGGCCGATGTCGGCGAGGCGAGCACCACCGAAGCGGTCGACTGCGTGACCGACTTCGTCCGACGCGGCATCAGCCTCGACGAGACCCTGCGTGGCATCCATGTCGACCATTCAGTGATGGCGGGCGCCTTCCTGGCCGCCTGCGAGAAACTCGGCGACCCCGCGGATCGCCTCGCGCAGATCCAAGTGGTCTCCGAGCGCATGTTCTCCTTCTTCGACGTCTTCGCGGCGCAGATGGCCGAGGTCTACCTCAGCGAGACGGCGCGGCACTCGACGAGCGACGTCGCAGCGACCATCCAGCTCGTCAGTGAACTCCTCCGCAGTGACGGCCCGGACGATGGACACATCGCGAAACGCCTCGGATACAAGCTGGGCACTCAACACGTCGCGCTGATCGTCTGGTCGTCATCGCTCGCACGGGATGCCGACCAGCTCGAGTTGGGGCACACCGCCACCCAGCTGCTTCGAACACTCCACCCGACGCAGAAGCTGGTGCTGCCGGTGGGCGTCGGCCGGGTCTGGGGCTGGGCGAGTCCCTCAGGAAGCGCCGATGAACGGATTGCGGAGATGATGGGCGTGCGGCTCCCCGACGGCGTCCGCGCGGTCGTCGGTCACGCTGCATCCGGAATCGACGGCTTCAGACGCTCGCACCGCGAAGCCGAAGCGGCCTTCTCCCTGCTTCAGACGATGGAAGCCCCCTCCCACCTGGTGCGGTATTCAGACGTCGATCTGCTCTCGCTGATCATGGCCGACCGCGAACGAGCACTCGAATTCTCCCGGCGGGAGCTCGGTGAGCTCGGCGCTCGGAATCAGTACGCGAGCGAACTACGCGCAACCGTGGCGGCGTTCATCGAGACACAGGGCAGCCCGCATGCTGCCGCGGTGCAACTGAATGTGTCGCGCAACACCGTCTCGTACCGTATCCGGCGGGCCGAGGAGCTCCTGGGTCGAGACATCGCCGAGCGCCGCGCGCAACTGCACGCGGCGCTCATGGTGATGTCGGTACTGACCGACTGA
- a CDS encoding acyl-CoA dehydrogenase family protein: MTILDANPETGLAETAADARTLKERAVGLADLITAHANETEQNRRVAEPVIEALTEAGLFRLAQPKRLGGNEVSVRDFVEINSLIARADGATGWVTTLINVCAWMTGTFPERAQNDVWGDNPDARVCGVLTPTATASFEDGGLRITGSWGFASGSLHSQWALVGLPIVDDQGAQIDQGLALVPMTDLTIDDTWYVAGMRGTGSNTLVATDVFVPDHRIISISKAIEGDYGTEHTEEVLYRSAFVSTLSIVLAGAMTGMARGALDYVLGSLAKGKGIAYTFYDNSINAGSTQISMAEAAELVDTAMLHMARCADNIDQAARDGVYLTLLERGRARMDTGYIARRTREAVDLLMSVQGAGGFAEVSPLQRYWRDLNTASRHAVVSPGISSETYGRVLLGVKEQITPLI; encoded by the coding sequence ATGACGATTCTCGATGCGAATCCGGAAACCGGTCTTGCTGAGACGGCGGCTGATGCCAGAACGCTCAAGGAACGCGCTGTCGGCCTTGCCGACCTGATCACGGCTCATGCGAACGAGACAGAGCAGAACCGCCGCGTTGCGGAACCGGTGATCGAGGCGCTGACCGAGGCCGGGCTGTTCAGGCTCGCGCAACCGAAACGGCTCGGCGGCAACGAGGTGTCGGTGCGCGACTTCGTCGAGATCAACTCCTTGATCGCCCGGGCTGACGGCGCCACTGGCTGGGTCACGACGCTGATCAATGTGTGCGCCTGGATGACCGGTACCTTTCCCGAGCGTGCCCAGAACGACGTCTGGGGAGACAATCCCGACGCTCGGGTCTGCGGCGTTCTGACGCCCACGGCGACCGCCTCCTTCGAGGACGGCGGCCTGCGGATCACGGGATCGTGGGGGTTCGCCTCCGGTAGCCTCCACTCGCAGTGGGCGCTGGTCGGACTGCCGATCGTCGACGACCAGGGTGCACAGATCGATCAGGGCCTCGCCCTGGTGCCCATGACCGACCTGACCATCGATGACACCTGGTATGTCGCAGGAATGCGCGGCACCGGGAGCAATACTCTCGTGGCCACGGATGTCTTCGTTCCCGATCACCGCATCATCTCGATCAGCAAGGCGATCGAAGGGGACTACGGAACGGAGCACACCGAGGAGGTGCTGTATCGCTCGGCGTTCGTGTCGACGCTGTCGATCGTGCTGGCCGGCGCCATGACGGGAATGGCACGTGGAGCGCTCGACTACGTGCTCGGCTCGCTGGCGAAGGGCAAGGGCATCGCCTACACGTTCTACGACAACTCGATCAATGCCGGTTCGACGCAGATCTCCATGGCCGAGGCCGCCGAGCTGGTCGACACGGCGATGTTGCACATGGCACGGTGCGCCGACAACATCGACCAGGCCGCCCGCGACGGCGTCTACCTGACGTTGCTCGAGCGCGGTCGGGCCCGGATGGACACGGGATACATCGCCCGCAGGACTCGTGAAGCCGTCGACCTGTTGATGTCGGTGCAGGGTGCGGGGGGATTCGCCGAGGTGAGCCCGCTTCAGCGCTATTGGCGTGATCTGAACACGGCGTCGCGTCATGCCGTCGTCAGTCCCGGCATCTCCAGCGAGACCTACGGCCGCGTGCTGCTGGGCGTGAAGGAGCAGATCACTCCTCTCATCTAG
- a CDS encoding flavin reductase family protein, with the protein MTIANRTDITPRELRDTLGHYASGVTIITGHDSDGPIGFTCQSFYSVSMEPPLVSFSVMTTSTTYPRIRRTGTFGVNVLAHSQHELSNQFARKGTDKWSGVQYSPSPSGNPLIEGTQMWVDCELREEYVAGDHVIVVGEVVALSPADWHLGEPLLFFRGTYRRLNDHIG; encoded by the coding sequence ATGACGATTGCGAATCGCACAGACATCACGCCGCGCGAGCTGCGTGACACGCTCGGACACTACGCCTCGGGCGTGACGATCATCACCGGGCACGACTCCGACGGGCCCATTGGATTCACCTGCCAGTCGTTCTACAGTGTTTCGATGGAGCCCCCGCTGGTCTCGTTCAGTGTGATGACGACCTCGACGACATACCCGCGCATACGGCGGACGGGCACGTTCGGGGTCAACGTGCTCGCCCACTCCCAGCACGAGCTCTCCAATCAGTTCGCGCGCAAGGGCACGGACAAGTGGAGTGGAGTGCAGTATTCGCCGAGCCCCTCAGGCAACCCTCTCATCGAAGGCACACAGATGTGGGTCGACTGCGAACTCCGCGAAGAGTATGTCGCTGGCGACCACGTCATCGTGGTGGGCGAGGTTGTCGCCCTCAGCCCAGCGGACTGGCACCTGGGCGAGCCATTGCTCTTCTTCAGGGGAACCTATCGGCGCCTGAACGATCACATCGGTTAA
- a CDS encoding VOC family protein: MSGNKATGRPINPPKLHHTTFTTMQLDNMVAWYELAVGLIPAFHNDEAAWLTNDEANHRIAFLSPPGLKKPVDKSHETGIHHTAFEYATFDEWLDNYIRLRNHGILPFLTLDHGITMSIYYQDPDGNGVEIQVDAFGDWAASKQWISSALEFAANPIGTYFDPEKLVAAREAGLTFEQIHANARAGEYVPDTIPADIFLPELY, from the coding sequence ATGTCAGGCAACAAGGCCACCGGGCGACCCATCAACCCGCCGAAACTGCACCACACCACGTTCACCACGATGCAACTCGACAACATGGTGGCATGGTACGAGCTCGCCGTCGGCCTCATCCCCGCCTTCCACAACGATGAAGCCGCGTGGCTCACCAACGACGAGGCCAACCACCGCATCGCGTTCCTGTCGCCTCCCGGGCTGAAGAAGCCCGTCGACAAAAGCCACGAGACGGGCATCCACCACACCGCATTCGAGTACGCGACCTTCGACGAGTGGCTCGACAACTACATCCGGCTCCGCAACCACGGCATCCTGCCGTTCCTGACGCTCGACCACGGCATCACCATGTCGATCTACTACCAGGACCCCGACGGCAACGGCGTCGAGATCCAGGTCGATGCGTTCGGTGACTGGGCCGCATCGAAGCAGTGGATCTCCTCGGCGCTGGAGTTCGCCGCGAACCCGATCGGCACGTACTTCGATCCGGAGAAGCTGGTCGCCGCACGGGAGGCCGGACTCACTTTCGAACAGATCCACGCCAACGCCCGGGCGGGCGAATACGTGCCCGACACGATTCCGGCCGACATCTTCCTGCCGGAACTGTACTGA
- a CDS encoding DoxX family protein: protein MHPATATGLRIGARILTGSTYAILGADAFRTPGGRVAQAGSTIAALRRVVPMPADDEVVVKANAAVQTLAGAALAFGVVPRVAAIALVASLVPTTIAGHGFWAIEDPAARKLQRVQFHKNLAMIGGLLFAVLDGGRR from the coding sequence GTGCATCCGGCCACCGCAACAGGGCTGCGCATCGGCGCTAGGATCCTCACCGGTTCGACGTACGCGATTCTCGGGGCTGACGCCTTCCGCACGCCGGGTGGCCGGGTGGCGCAGGCCGGCTCGACCATTGCCGCCCTGCGCCGGGTGGTGCCGATGCCGGCCGACGACGAAGTTGTCGTCAAGGCGAACGCGGCCGTGCAGACCCTCGCGGGAGCGGCCCTCGCCTTCGGCGTCGTGCCGCGCGTCGCGGCCATCGCACTGGTGGCGTCGCTCGTGCCCACGACGATTGCCGGGCACGGCTTCTGGGCGATCGAAGATCCTGCGGCGCGCAAGCTGCAGCGCGTGCAGTTCCACAAGAACCTCGCGATGATCGGCGGGCTCCTTTTCGCCGTGCTCGACGGAGGCCGACGCTAG
- a CDS encoding VanZ family protein, producing the protein MFRRHPVLTAFTLAYLGLVAWITLGPQPLDDRAEGLLYRVLRVFGRHASTDWITYDRVEFAANIAMFVPVGLFLLLLFGRRQWWLAIVLGFLMTVAIELAQTGIPGRVSDIRDVVSNTSGATLGVLVGLVLTAGAARRIRRARARSSARAQTITG; encoded by the coding sequence ATGTTCCGACGCCACCCCGTACTCACCGCCTTCACTCTGGCGTACCTCGGGCTGGTCGCGTGGATCACGCTCGGGCCGCAGCCTCTGGATGATCGGGCGGAGGGTCTGCTCTATCGGGTGCTCCGCGTGTTCGGCCGTCACGCCTCGACCGACTGGATCACCTACGACCGGGTCGAGTTCGCTGCGAACATCGCGATGTTCGTGCCCGTCGGGCTGTTCCTGCTGCTTCTTTTCGGGCGCCGACAGTGGTGGCTCGCCATCGTTCTCGGGTTCCTGATGACAGTCGCGATCGAGCTGGCGCAGACGGGGATCCCGGGTCGGGTGAGCGACATCCGCGACGTGGTGTCGAACACGTCGGGTGCCACCCTCGGGGTGCTGGTGGGGCTCGTACTCACGGCCGGCGCTGCGCGGCGGATCCGCCGGGCGAGGGCACGGAGCAGCGCGCGGGCCCAGACGATCACGGGCTGA
- a CDS encoding SGNH/GDSL hydrolase family protein, with translation MRRGRLARWVGLAAVVALAGVAPVALASSASASSASASSASASSASASSASASTEAALPTDGLKYVAIGDSYSSGLGVGEINPDVPSDCGQSLQNFPHQLAATLGLDLTDVTCSGAQAENLTTVPQPVNGTTVPVQTAALDASTDVVTISVGGNGLKFTTVAAACAAATPNGPLVGPGLSALTSCQQIPAIAALPARIPLLGQVIGATYAAVRAAAPNAKVFVLGYPSIAPDAANLPASGSCFSPVTLPGGFPFTDADTPFLHTIEEALDDTVQDQAVAAGFTYVPTFGESLAHSACAPAATSYVNGVFVDFTVPTAPVVEEKSLHPNANGVDFMARLAETAVADAFPVTSTPPPTPTPTPTAAPTAAPTVSPVTPDPTATVAAHDAAPKPGAGSGALAATGVFAPMLIAVGVFALLAVLAGVGMVFARRRILRG, from the coding sequence GTGAGGCGTGGGCGCCTGGCCCGATGGGTCGGGCTCGCGGCCGTTGTCGCCCTGGCCGGAGTCGCTCCCGTCGCGCTGGCGAGCAGTGCCAGTGCCAGCAGCGCCAGTGCCAGCAGTGCCAGTGCCAGCAGCGCCAGTGCCAGCAGTGCCAGTGCCAGCACCGAGGCCGCTCTCCCGACCGACGGCCTGAAGTACGTCGCCATCGGCGACTCCTACTCTTCGGGCCTCGGCGTGGGGGAGATCAACCCCGACGTGCCGTCCGACTGCGGCCAGTCGCTCCAGAACTTCCCCCACCAGCTCGCCGCCACCCTCGGTCTCGACCTGACCGATGTCACCTGCAGCGGGGCCCAGGCCGAGAACCTGACCACCGTGCCGCAACCCGTGAACGGCACCACCGTTCCGGTGCAGACAGCGGCTCTGGATGCATCGACCGACGTCGTGACGATCAGCGTGGGCGGCAACGGACTGAAGTTCACCACGGTCGCCGCGGCCTGTGCCGCCGCGACTCCGAACGGCCCCCTGGTCGGGCCGGGCCTCAGCGCGCTGACCAGCTGCCAGCAGATCCCCGCCATCGCAGCCCTCCCGGCGCGCATCCCGCTGCTCGGGCAGGTCATCGGAGCCACCTACGCGGCGGTGCGCGCCGCGGCCCCCAATGCGAAGGTCTTCGTGCTGGGCTACCCGAGCATCGCCCCTGACGCGGCGAACCTGCCCGCGAGCGGCAGCTGCTTCTCGCCGGTCACCCTGCCCGGCGGGTTCCCCTTCACCGACGCGGACACCCCGTTCCTCCACACGATCGAGGAGGCGCTCGACGACACGGTGCAGGATCAGGCTGTGGCGGCTGGCTTCACCTATGTTCCGACGTTCGGGGAGTCGCTTGCCCACAGCGCCTGCGCCCCCGCCGCCACCTCGTACGTCAACGGCGTCTTCGTGGACTTCACTGTGCCCACAGCCCCGGTCGTCGAGGAGAAGTCGCTGCATCCGAATGCCAACGGGGTCGACTTCATGGCCCGGCTGGCCGAGACGGCCGTCGCGGACGCCTTCCCCGTGACCTCGACACCCCCGCCGACGCCGACACCCACGCCGACCGCCGCACCCACGGCAGCGCCGACGGTCTCGCCCGTGACACCCGATCCGACCGCCACCGTCGCCGCTCACGATGCCGCACCCAAGCCCGGAGCGGGATCGGGAGCACTCGCAGCGACCGGTGTCTTCGCGCCGATGCTGATCGCGGTCGGTGTGTTCGCCCTGCTGGCCGTGCTCGCGGGTGTCGGCATGGTGTTCGCCCGCCGCAGGATCCTGCGCGGCTGA